From the genome of Amycolatopsis sp. NBC_01488, one region includes:
- a CDS encoding SCO4848 family membrane protein — protein sequence MRISRGTSLFLLAFGVWSWIIWITFAKNLWASDQSWTPDHSPTAYFVVHAVLTVVSFVLGTIIGVLGWRGVRASSRASS from the coding sequence ATGCGCATTTCGCGAGGCACCTCATTGTTCCTGCTGGCCTTCGGCGTGTGGTCCTGGATCATCTGGATCACGTTCGCCAAGAACCTGTGGGCCAGCGACCAGTCCTGGACCCCTGACCATTCGCCCACGGCGTACTTCGTGGTGCACGCGGTGCTGACGGTCGTGTCGTTCGTGCTCGGCACGATCATCGGCGTGCTGGGCTGGCGCGGGGTGCGTGCTTCGTCGCGGGCCTCCTCCTGA
- the sdhC gene encoding succinate dehydrogenase, cytochrome b556 subunit, with protein sequence MSTTASTAPAAGASDRAGASRRQGTFYRGDPGMWSWVLHRITGVLTFFFLFVHVLDTALVRVSPNTYDQVIETYKTPIVNLLEVGLVGAVLFHALNGIRVMLVDFWSKGPKVQKAMLWVIGVVWVVVMVPGAFFMLKRTVETLFGGN encoded by the coding sequence ATGTCCACCACGGCGAGCACTGCCCCTGCGGCAGGGGCGAGCGATCGGGCGGGTGCCTCACGCCGGCAGGGGACCTTCTACCGGGGTGACCCCGGCATGTGGTCCTGGGTGCTGCACCGCATCACCGGCGTGCTCACATTCTTCTTCCTGTTCGTGCACGTGCTCGACACCGCGCTGGTGCGCGTGTCGCCGAACACCTACGACCAGGTCATCGAGACCTACAAGACCCCGATCGTCAACCTCCTCGAGGTCGGCCTGGTCGGTGCGGTCCTGTTCCACGCGCTCAACGGCATCCGCGTCATGCTGGTCGACTTCTGGTCGAAGGGCCCGAAGGTCCAGAAGGCGATGCTGTGGGTCATCGGCGTCGTCTGGGTGGTCGTGATGGTCCCCGGTGCGTTCTTCATGCTGAAGCGCACCGTCGAAACGCTCTTCGGGGGTAACTGA
- a CDS encoding D-alanyl-D-alanine carboxypeptidase family protein — translation MHSAVSRSLKVLTTTLAAALLALSTPAFAAPAPQQGQCANRQAPPAPVDTSEKPAPGKPVPPPLAVPAVPVGGPRMAECGLVTPEGALNPPDGNTAASWVVQDLDTGAVVAAKDPHARERPASLIKTLFALVVVTQLNPQQVLVATKEDAEQECTCVGLVAGGQYTVDQLLHGLLMHSGNDVAHAFATALGGVDSAVAKMNALAARIGAQDTRTATPSGLDGPGMSTSAYDLSLIFHYAMKQPEFAKVVSTKNFEIPATGGKPAIPIFNDNKLLGVYPGFLGGKTGFTDDARHTYVGAAQQKGKRLAVVMMRAEQKPTKVVDQAAKLLDYGFALEADRAVPVGQISYQAPVTTPASGDSSVLADGGTGNSGTSSAAAAAKEDPFGTTGWIITLVVFLIIVGGFVVGHQRRKAAG, via the coding sequence GTGCACTCCGCTGTCTCCCGGTCGCTCAAGGTCCTCACGACGACGCTCGCCGCCGCCCTCCTGGCCCTGAGCACCCCGGCCTTCGCGGCCCCGGCGCCGCAGCAGGGCCAGTGCGCGAACCGCCAGGCCCCGCCGGCCCCGGTCGACACGTCCGAGAAGCCCGCGCCCGGCAAGCCGGTCCCGCCCCCGCTGGCCGTGCCCGCCGTCCCGGTCGGCGGCCCGCGGATGGCCGAGTGCGGCCTGGTCACCCCGGAGGGCGCGCTCAATCCGCCGGACGGCAACACCGCGGCGTCGTGGGTGGTGCAGGACCTCGACACCGGCGCGGTCGTCGCGGCGAAGGACCCGCACGCCCGCGAACGGCCCGCGTCGCTGATCAAGACGCTGTTCGCGCTCGTCGTCGTCACCCAGCTGAACCCGCAGCAGGTGCTCGTCGCGACGAAGGAAGACGCCGAGCAGGAGTGCACGTGCGTCGGCCTGGTCGCCGGCGGCCAGTACACGGTCGACCAGCTGCTGCACGGCCTGCTGATGCACTCGGGCAACGACGTCGCGCACGCGTTCGCCACGGCGCTCGGCGGGGTCGACTCCGCGGTCGCCAAGATGAACGCGCTGGCGGCCCGCATCGGCGCGCAAGACACGCGCACCGCGACGCCGTCGGGGCTCGACGGGCCGGGCATGTCGACCTCGGCCTACGACCTGAGCCTGATCTTCCACTACGCGATGAAGCAGCCGGAGTTCGCGAAGGTCGTCTCGACGAAGAACTTCGAGATCCCGGCGACCGGCGGCAAGCCGGCCATCCCGATCTTCAACGACAACAAGCTGCTCGGCGTCTACCCCGGCTTCCTCGGCGGCAAGACCGGCTTCACCGACGACGCCCGCCACACCTACGTCGGCGCGGCGCAGCAGAAGGGCAAGCGGCTCGCGGTCGTCATGATGCGCGCCGAGCAGAAGCCGACGAAGGTGGTCGACCAGGCCGCGAAGCTGCTCGACTACGGCTTCGCGCTGGAGGCCGACCGCGCCGTGCCGGTCGGCCAGATCAGCTACCAGGCCCCGGTGACGACGCCGGCGAGCGGCGACTCGTCCGTGCTCGCCGACGGCGGGACCGGCAACAGCGGGACGTCCTCGGCCGCGGCCGCCGCCAAGGAGGACCCGTTCGGCACCACCGGCTGGATCATCACGCTGGTGGTGTTCCTGATCATCGTCGGCGGGTTCGTGGTCGGGCACCAGCGCAGGAAGGCCGCCGGCTAG
- a CDS encoding NPCBM/NEW2 domain-containing protein — protein sequence MAVAALLPVAVVTPAQALPDGLALTPPMGFNNWNTTGCAVDERIIRDTADIFVAQGLKAAGYQYVNVDDCWAEPVRDADGRMQANKARFPSGMKALADYVHAKGLKFGIYTSAGTLTCAKTQPGALDHEDVDAQTFADWGVDYLKYDNCNNDGRPALERYPKMRDALAKTGRPIVYSLCEWGENKPWEWGADVGHLWRTTGDIKDNWAKMVQILKANAPLAPYAGPGHWNDPDMLEVGNGGMTTEEYRSHFSLWAMMAAPLLIGADLRKVSPENFDVLRNAEVIALDQDRRGVQARVLSNQDGHWVFAKPLANGDVAVALFNETTSSADIGTTAAAVGLPKAAGYSARDLWTHRDLQTAGRVSAVVPPHATVVYRVHTGGAWLKDAPLVSTGVELAAPVPGVPGEITPAGKPFEVTVSATDEARVPVFDPRVTLTAPAGWRVEQVARPRAFVLGTGDVAVGRWRVTPPPGTEGTTAVLSGGVTYRTLGFGQVSWTGAQRLTVPAAPPTAPAWASDLRWAAEKNGYGPVERDMSNGGIPAGDGKPLTINGVVYPKGLGAHAPSEVVFYLGGRCTAFTADVGVDDEREATNKQGSATFEIYADGTRVAATGVRTWQDPALPLTADLHGAQYLRLAITDGGDGNSYDRSDWAGARLTCA from the coding sequence ATGGCCGTCGCGGCCCTGCTTCCCGTGGCGGTGGTCACGCCCGCACAGGCACTGCCCGACGGACTGGCTCTCACGCCGCCGATGGGCTTCAACAACTGGAACACCACCGGCTGCGCGGTCGACGAGCGGATCATCCGCGACACCGCCGACATCTTCGTCGCCCAGGGCCTGAAAGCCGCCGGCTACCAGTACGTCAACGTCGACGACTGCTGGGCCGAGCCGGTCCGCGACGCCGACGGCCGGATGCAGGCGAACAAGGCGCGCTTCCCGAGCGGGATGAAGGCACTCGCCGACTACGTCCACGCCAAGGGCCTCAAGTTCGGCATCTACACCAGCGCGGGCACGCTGACCTGCGCGAAGACCCAGCCGGGCGCGCTCGACCACGAAGACGTCGACGCGCAGACGTTCGCGGACTGGGGTGTCGACTACCTCAAGTACGACAACTGCAACAACGACGGCCGCCCCGCGCTCGAGCGCTACCCGAAGATGCGCGACGCGCTGGCGAAGACGGGTCGCCCGATCGTGTACTCGCTGTGCGAATGGGGCGAGAACAAGCCGTGGGAGTGGGGTGCCGACGTCGGGCACCTGTGGCGCACGACCGGCGACATCAAGGACAACTGGGCGAAGATGGTCCAGATCCTGAAGGCGAACGCGCCGCTCGCGCCGTACGCCGGGCCGGGCCACTGGAACGACCCCGACATGCTGGAGGTCGGCAACGGCGGCATGACGACCGAGGAGTACCGGTCGCACTTCTCGCTGTGGGCCATGATGGCCGCGCCGCTGCTCATCGGCGCCGACCTCCGGAAGGTCTCGCCGGAGAACTTCGACGTGCTGCGCAACGCCGAGGTCATCGCGCTCGACCAGGACCGCCGCGGCGTCCAGGCGCGCGTGCTGTCCAACCAGGACGGTCACTGGGTTTTCGCCAAGCCGCTCGCGAACGGCGACGTCGCGGTCGCGCTCTTCAACGAGACGACCTCGAGCGCGGACATCGGCACCACCGCGGCCGCCGTGGGCCTGCCGAAGGCCGCCGGGTACTCCGCCCGCGACCTCTGGACCCACCGCGATCTCCAGACCGCCGGCCGCGTCTCCGCGGTCGTCCCGCCCCACGCGACGGTCGTCTACCGGGTTCACACGGGCGGCGCCTGGCTGAAGGACGCGCCGCTGGTGAGCACCGGCGTCGAGCTGGCCGCGCCGGTGCCGGGCGTGCCCGGGGAGATCACCCCGGCCGGGAAGCCGTTCGAGGTCACGGTGTCCGCGACCGACGAAGCGCGCGTCCCGGTCTTCGACCCGCGCGTCACGCTGACCGCGCCCGCGGGCTGGCGCGTCGAGCAGGTGGCCCGGCCGCGCGCGTTCGTGCTCGGAACCGGCGACGTGGCGGTAGGACGCTGGCGGGTCACTCCGCCGCCGGGAACCGAAGGCACCACGGCGGTCCTGAGCGGCGGCGTCACCTACCGCACGCTCGGGTTCGGCCAGGTGAGCTGGACCGGTGCGCAGCGGCTGACCGTGCCCGCCGCCCCGCCGACGGCGCCGGCCTGGGCCAGCGACCTGCGCTGGGCGGCGGAGAAGAACGGCTACGGCCCGGTCGAGCGCGACATGTCCAACGGCGGCATCCCGGCGGGCGACGGCAAGCCGCTGACCATCAACGGCGTCGTCTACCCGAAGGGACTCGGGGCCCACGCACCCAGCGAAGTCGTCTTCTACCTCGGCGGCCGCTGCACGGCGTTCACCGCGGACGTCGGCGTCGACGACGAACGCGAGGCGACGAACAAGCAGGGCTCGGCGACGTTCGAGATCTACGCGGACGGCACCCGCGTCGCCGCCACCGGCGTCCGGACGTGGCAGGACCCGGCGCTCCCGCTGACCGCCGACCTGCACGGCGCCCAGTACCTGCGCCTGGCGATCACCGACGGCGGCGACGGCAACTCCTACGACCGCAGCGACTGGGCCGGCGCCCGGCTCACCTGCGCCTGA
- a CDS encoding S8 family peptidase, with protein MSRLRRMAAPLVLVVAGGLFAAAPAAEAAPAACDTTSTPYTYVVTYQPGTRASAVDKELAAKCGTKVAYYGEIGVAIASSRNADFQQKIGVYRAYSGGKDVASSSGAAARSLGAVRTLEDTRTTAAAGDLSAQQWDMKAIHAPEANKKYQGSSSVTVGVLDSGIDATHPALRAAVSPAASAGCVTGAPDRTPASWAPTTSDHGTHVAGTIAGKDPAAGFTGIAPGVRLASVKVVNDDGYIFPESAVCGFVWAAEHGFPVTNNSYYIDPGMFFCSHEPGDAAAFEAVRRAIEFSTRHGVLNISAAGNSGFDTRTQTTDPNRPHPVDASCGILPKAIDGVVTVSSVGYAGTKSSFSNYGSIDVTAPGGDFAQTPPDGSGPACPLSSTVFGGLYGSKCGTSMASPHAAGVAALLASRFRGTPPWLLARLLTGEADAVACPVGDTECTGPKRDNTYYGHGLVDALDAVR; from the coding sequence ATGTCCCGTTTACGCCGAATGGCAGCCCCGCTCGTGCTGGTCGTCGCGGGCGGCCTGTTCGCCGCGGCACCGGCCGCCGAGGCCGCACCGGCCGCGTGTGACACGACGAGCACGCCGTACACGTACGTGGTGACCTACCAGCCGGGCACGCGCGCTTCGGCCGTCGACAAGGAGCTGGCGGCCAAGTGCGGCACGAAGGTGGCGTACTACGGCGAGATCGGCGTCGCGATCGCCAGCTCGCGCAACGCGGACTTCCAGCAGAAGATCGGCGTCTACCGGGCGTATTCGGGCGGCAAGGACGTGGCCTCTTCTTCGGGTGCCGCGGCTCGCTCCCTGGGCGCGGTGCGGACCTTGGAGGACACGCGGACCACGGCCGCCGCGGGTGACCTGTCGGCGCAGCAGTGGGACATGAAGGCGATCCACGCGCCCGAGGCGAACAAGAAGTACCAAGGCAGCTCTTCGGTGACCGTCGGTGTGCTCGACTCGGGCATCGACGCGACGCACCCGGCCCTGCGCGCGGCCGTCTCGCCTGCCGCTTCGGCGGGGTGCGTGACGGGTGCTCCGGACCGCACGCCGGCCTCGTGGGCCCCGACGACGTCCGACCACGGAACGCACGTGGCGGGCACGATCGCGGGCAAGGACCCGGCGGCCGGCTTCACGGGCATCGCGCCGGGCGTGCGCCTGGCCTCGGTGAAGGTCGTGAACGACGACGGCTACATCTTCCCGGAGTCGGCGGTCTGCGGCTTCGTCTGGGCCGCTGAGCACGGCTTCCCGGTGACGAACAACAGCTACTACATCGACCCGGGCATGTTCTTCTGCTCGCACGAGCCGGGCGACGCGGCGGCTTTCGAGGCAGTGCGTCGCGCGATCGAGTTCTCGACGCGCCACGGAGTCCTGAACATCTCGGCGGCGGGCAACTCGGGCTTCGACACACGCACGCAGACGACGGACCCGAACCGGCCCCACCCGGTGGACGCGTCGTGCGGCATCCTCCCGAAGGCGATCGACGGGGTCGTGACGGTGTCATCGGTGGGCTACGCGGGCACGAAGTCGTCGTTCAGCAACTACGGGTCGATCGACGTCACGGCGCCAGGCGGGGACTTCGCGCAGACCCCGCCTGACGGCTCCGGCCCGGCCTGCCCGCTGTCGTCGACGGTGTTCGGTGGGCTGTACGGCTCGAAGTGCGGAACGTCGATGGCGTCCCCGCACGCGGCTGGGGTGGCGGCTTTGCTGGCTTCGCGGTTCCGGGGGACACCGCCTTGGCTGCTGGCGCGGCTGCTGACCGGTGAGGCCGACGCGGTGGCGTGCCCGGTCGGCGACACGGAGTGCACGGGGCCGAAGCGCGACAACACGTATTACGGCCACGGCCTGGTCGACGCACTGGACGCGGTCCGGTAA
- a CDS encoding succinate dehydrogenase iron-sulfur subunit, with protein sequence MTAATTEDAPAASDEHTPITVTLKILRFNPEVDSEPHWESYDVPAQRTDRLLNLLFYVKDYIDGTFSFRRSCAHGVCGSDAMQINGINRLACKVLMKDLLEKNGKPTVITIAPIKGLTTLKDLYVDMDPFFEAYRAIKPYLITYGNEPTRERIQSQADRDRFDDTTKCILCACCTSSCPVYWNDGSYFGPAAIVNAHRFIFDSRDEGAEERLDILNDGEGVWRCRTTFNCTDACPRGIQVTKAIQEVKRALLFKRV encoded by the coding sequence ATGACTGCGGCAACCACTGAAGACGCTCCGGCCGCTTCGGACGAACACACCCCGATCACGGTCACCCTGAAGATCCTCCGGTTCAACCCGGAGGTGGATTCGGAGCCGCACTGGGAGTCCTACGACGTCCCGGCCCAGCGCACCGACCGGCTGCTGAACCTGCTGTTCTACGTCAAGGACTACATCGACGGCACGTTCTCGTTCCGCCGGTCGTGCGCCCACGGCGTGTGCGGGTCCGACGCGATGCAGATCAACGGCATCAACCGGCTGGCGTGCAAGGTGCTGATGAAGGACCTGCTGGAAAAGAACGGCAAGCCGACGGTGATCACGATCGCGCCGATCAAGGGCCTGACGACGTTGAAGGACCTGTACGTCGACATGGACCCGTTCTTCGAGGCGTACCGCGCGATCAAGCCGTACCTGATCACGTACGGCAACGAGCCGACGCGCGAGCGGATCCAGTCCCAGGCGGACCGCGACCGCTTCGACGACACGACGAAGTGCATCCTCTGCGCCTGCTGCACATCTTCGTGCCCGGTGTACTGGAACGACGGCTCGTACTTCGGCCCGGCGGCGATCGTGAACGCCCACCGGTTCATCTTCGACTCCCGCGACGAGGGAGCCGAGGAGCGCCTGGACATCCTCAACGACGGCGAGGGCGTCTGGCGCTGCCGGACGACGTTCAACTGCACGGACGCCTGCCCGCGCGGGATCCAGGTGACCAAGGCGATCCAGGAAGTGAAGCGCGCCCTGCTCTTCAAGCGCGTCTGA
- a CDS encoding winged helix-turn-helix transcriptional regulator produces the protein MNDLGHRFTADSVGRALDLVGERWSLLILRETFFGVRRYGEFARNLSIPRPTLSARLKTLVDAGVLDRVEVAPDRPEYQLTRAGRDLFGAVVTLMQWGDKHLAGPEGPPILLRHKDCGEVAETYVACGHCGGAITTDRVTPEAGPGFR, from the coding sequence GTGAACGACCTCGGCCACCGGTTCACGGCGGACTCGGTCGGACGGGCCCTCGACCTGGTCGGCGAGCGGTGGAGCCTGCTCATCCTGCGCGAGACGTTCTTCGGTGTGCGCCGCTACGGCGAGTTCGCGCGCAACCTCTCGATCCCGCGCCCGACGTTGTCCGCCCGGCTCAAGACCCTCGTCGACGCGGGCGTGCTCGACCGCGTCGAAGTGGCCCCCGACCGGCCCGAGTACCAGCTGACGCGGGCCGGGCGGGACCTCTTCGGCGCCGTCGTCACGCTCATGCAGTGGGGCGACAAGCACCTGGCCGGTCCGGAGGGACCGCCGATCCTGTTGCGGCACAAGGACTGTGGCGAGGTCGCCGAAACGTATGTCGCTTGTGGACACTGCGGCGGCGCGATCACCACGGACCGGGTAACCCCCGAGGCCGGCCCCGGCTTCCGCTAG
- a CDS encoding succinate dehydrogenase hydrophobic membrane anchor subunit — protein MADLALANPRAPKRPAARRSNFELYSWLFMRISGLALIILVLGHLLIMNILDGGVHRINWGFVAGRWASPFWQFWDLAMLWLAEIHGGNGLRTIIDDYARKDSTRFWLKILLYTSMALILAVGTMVIFTFDPNMPAN, from the coding sequence ATGGCCGACCTCGCCCTCGCGAACCCCCGCGCGCCGAAGCGTCCCGCCGCCCGCCGGAGCAACTTCGAGCTCTACAGCTGGCTGTTCATGCGGATCTCCGGTCTCGCGCTGATCATCCTGGTGCTCGGCCACCTGCTGATCATGAACATCCTCGACGGCGGTGTGCACCGGATCAACTGGGGCTTCGTCGCCGGCCGCTGGGCCTCGCCGTTCTGGCAGTTCTGGGACCTCGCCATGCTCTGGCTGGCCGAGATCCACGGCGGCAACGGGCTGCGCACCATCATCGACGACTACGCGCGCAAGGACAGCACGCGGTTCTGGCTGAAGATCCTGCTGTACACGTCCATGGCGCTGATCCTGGCCGTCGGCACGATGGTGATCTTCACGTTCGACCCGAACATGCCCGCGAACTGA
- the sdhA gene encoding succinate dehydrogenase flavoprotein subunit yields the protein MQVHKYDVVIVGAGGAGMRAAIESGQRARTAVLTKLYPTRSHTGAAQGGMCAALANVEEDNWEWHTFDTIKGGDYLVDQDAAEIMAKEAIDAVLDLEKMGLPFNRTPEGKIDQRRFGGHTRDHGKAAVRRACYAADRTGHMILQTLYQNCVKYGTEFFNEFYVLDLVTTPDEDGNPVASGVVAYELATGELHVFQAKSIVFATGGAGKIFKTTSNAHTLTGDGLGIIFRKGLPLEDMEFFQFHPTGLAGLGILISEAVRGEGGILRNASGERFMERYAPTIKDLAPRDIVARSMVQEVLQGRGCGPNKDYVVLDVTHIPEETLNAKLPDIMEFSRTYLGVDPVKEPVPVFPTCHYVMGGIPTNIHGEALRDNENVIPGLYAAGEVACVSVHGSNRLGTNSLLDINVFGRRAGIAAAEYALAHEHVELPENPTTLVEEQLAGLLSEHGDERVADIRKEMQQTMDSHASVYRTEDTLKQALTDVQALKARYQRITVADKGKRYNTDLLEAVELGFLLELAEVLVVGALARKESRGGHAREDYPNRDDTNFMRHTMAYKQGSGLSSDIRLDYKPVTFTRYEPMERKY from the coding sequence ATGCAGGTCCACAAGTACGACGTGGTGATCGTCGGCGCCGGCGGCGCCGGGATGCGCGCGGCCATCGAGTCCGGCCAGCGCGCCCGCACCGCGGTCCTCACCAAGCTCTACCCGACCCGGTCCCACACCGGCGCGGCCCAGGGCGGCATGTGCGCCGCGCTGGCGAACGTCGAAGAGGACAACTGGGAGTGGCACACCTTCGACACGATCAAGGGCGGCGACTACCTCGTCGACCAGGACGCGGCCGAGATCATGGCGAAGGAGGCCATCGACGCGGTCCTCGACCTCGAGAAGATGGGCCTGCCGTTCAACCGCACGCCCGAGGGCAAGATCGACCAGCGCCGCTTCGGCGGGCACACCCGTGACCACGGCAAGGCCGCGGTCCGCCGCGCCTGCTACGCCGCGGACCGCACCGGCCACATGATCCTCCAGACGCTGTACCAAAACTGCGTCAAGTACGGCACGGAGTTCTTCAACGAGTTCTACGTGCTCGACCTCGTCACCACCCCGGACGAGGACGGCAACCCGGTCGCGTCCGGCGTCGTCGCCTACGAGCTGGCCACCGGCGAGCTGCACGTCTTCCAGGCGAAGTCGATCGTGTTCGCCACCGGCGGCGCCGGCAAGATCTTCAAGACGACGTCGAACGCGCACACCCTGACCGGTGACGGCCTCGGCATCATCTTCCGCAAGGGCCTCCCGCTGGAGGACATGGAGTTCTTCCAGTTCCACCCGACCGGCCTCGCGGGCCTGGGGATCCTGATTTCCGAGGCCGTCCGCGGCGAGGGCGGGATCCTGCGCAACGCGTCCGGCGAGCGGTTCATGGAGCGCTACGCCCCCACCATCAAGGACCTCGCCCCGCGCGACATCGTGGCGCGGTCGATGGTGCAGGAAGTGCTGCAGGGCCGGGGGTGCGGGCCGAACAAGGACTACGTCGTCCTGGACGTCACGCACATCCCCGAGGAAACGCTGAACGCGAAGCTCCCGGACATCATGGAGTTCTCCCGGACCTACCTGGGCGTCGACCCGGTGAAGGAGCCGGTGCCGGTGTTCCCGACCTGCCACTACGTGATGGGCGGCATCCCGACCAACATCCACGGCGAAGCGCTGCGGGACAACGAGAACGTCATCCCCGGCCTGTACGCCGCGGGCGAGGTCGCGTGCGTGTCGGTGCACGGCTCGAACCGCCTGGGCACGAACTCGCTGCTGGACATCAACGTGTTCGGCCGCCGCGCCGGCATCGCCGCCGCGGAGTACGCGCTGGCGCACGAGCACGTCGAGCTGCCGGAGAACCCGACCACGCTGGTCGAGGAGCAGCTGGCGGGCCTCCTGTCGGAGCACGGCGACGAGCGCGTCGCCGACATCCGCAAGGAAATGCAGCAGACGATGGACTCGCACGCGTCGGTGTACCGGACCGAGGACACGCTGAAGCAGGCGCTGACCGACGTCCAGGCGCTGAAGGCGCGTTACCAGCGGATCACCGTGGCGGACAAGGGCAAGCGGTACAACACCGACCTCCTGGAAGCCGTCGAGCTGGGCTTCCTGCTGGAGCTGGCCGAGGTGCTCGTGGTGGGCGCGCTGGCGCGCAAGGAGTCCCGCGGCGGCCACGCCCGCGAGGACTACCCGAACCGCGACGACACGAACTTCATGCGGCACACCATGGCCTACAAGCAGGGCTCCGGTTTGTCGTCCGACATCCGGCTGGACTACAAGCCGGTCACCTTCACCCGCTACGAGCCGATGGAGCGGAAGTACTGA
- a CDS encoding acyl-CoA dehydrogenase family protein: protein MLDAARECAALARSLAPVTERQRALPAELVAKLTDAQLLRSGVPGYLGGPEAPPALSLETAETVARGDASAGWCVSIAVTSSLLSAYAPPKCAEEVFGDPRTVAAGVWAPRGIGEKVDGGYVVSGRWAFCSGIPHCDWLFAGFVHESALYVAALPKAEIEVLDTWHTNGLRGTGSHDCVADALFVPGHRVFSVMGGPPAGAVALHRFPLFGFFALSVAAAALGNARGAIDDLVELASTRKPLGSSRSLAERSQTQAAVAEAEAALRAARLLFYTSIDDAWQAARGTEPVPDALKLGLRLAATHVTRTAAKVAETMYDLGGGAAIYETSPLQRRFRDAHTATAHFQVNPASYELSGKLLLGVPARTEQL, encoded by the coding sequence ATGCTGGACGCCGCCCGCGAGTGCGCCGCTCTCGCTCGGTCGCTCGCGCCCGTGACCGAACGGCAGCGGGCGCTGCCTGCCGAACTGGTCGCCAAGCTGACCGACGCCCAGCTCCTGCGCAGCGGCGTCCCCGGCTACCTGGGCGGCCCCGAAGCGCCACCCGCCCTCAGCCTCGAGACAGCGGAGACGGTCGCGCGCGGCGACGCCTCGGCCGGCTGGTGCGTCTCGATCGCCGTGACGAGCAGCCTGCTCTCGGCCTACGCCCCGCCGAAGTGCGCCGAGGAGGTCTTCGGCGACCCGCGCACGGTCGCCGCGGGCGTCTGGGCGCCGCGCGGCATCGGCGAGAAGGTCGACGGCGGTTACGTCGTCTCCGGCCGCTGGGCGTTCTGCAGCGGCATCCCGCACTGCGACTGGCTCTTCGCCGGCTTCGTGCACGAGAGCGCCTTGTACGTCGCCGCGTTGCCGAAGGCCGAGATCGAGGTGCTCGACACCTGGCACACGAACGGCCTGCGCGGCACCGGCAGTCACGACTGCGTGGCCGACGCGCTCTTCGTGCCCGGGCACCGCGTCTTCTCGGTCATGGGCGGGCCGCCCGCGGGCGCTGTCGCGCTCCACCGCTTCCCGCTCTTCGGCTTCTTCGCGCTGTCGGTCGCGGCGGCCGCACTCGGCAACGCGCGCGGGGCGATCGACGACCTCGTCGAGCTCGCCTCGACGCGCAAGCCCCTCGGCTCCAGCCGGTCGCTGGCCGAGCGGTCACAGACCCAGGCCGCCGTCGCGGAGGCCGAAGCCGCCCTGCGCGCGGCGCGGCTGTTGTTCTACACCAGTATCGACGACGCCTGGCAGGCCGCGCGGGGCACCGAACCGGTGCCGGACGCGCTCAAGCTGGGCCTGCGGCTGGCCGCCACGCACGTCACGCGCACCGCCGCGAAGGTCGCGGAAACCATGTACGACCTGGGCGGCGGCGCGGCGATCTACGAGACTTCGCCGTTGCAGCGCCGCTTCCGCGACGCCCACACGGCGACCGCCCACTTCCAGGTCAACCCGGCCAGCTACGAGCTGTCCGGCAAGCTGCTGCTCGGCGTCCCGGCCCGCACGGAGCAGCTGTGA